One window of the Colletotrichum destructivum chromosome 4, complete sequence genome contains the following:
- a CDS encoding Putative ATPase, V0 complex, c/d subunit, V-type ATPase subunit C/d, with the protein MEGLFFNVNSGYIEGIVRGYRNGLLTGSNYSNLTQCETIDDLKLQLGPAYGDFLGNLPPNPSTSALAAKTTDKLVSEFRYVRANAVGALAQFMDYLTYGYMIDNVALLITGTLHERDTRELLERCHPLGWFETMPVLCVATNIEELYNSVLIETPLAAYFKGSLSHQDLDELNIEIVRNTLYKNYLEDFHSFVNTHPDMAGSPTADIMSEILEFEADRRAINITLNSFGTELNKNDRKKLYPSFGKLYPEGTLMLSRADDFEGVRLAVDGVADYKSFFEAAGLGGGPSGPGNLGGGSSSDGKSLEDMFYQKEMEISKSAFTQQFTFAIVYAWVRLREQEIRNITWIAECIAQNQKDRIGNYISVF; encoded by the exons ATGGAGGGTCTTTTCTTCAACGTCAACAGCGG CTACATTGAGGGCATTGTCCGTGGCTACAGGAATGGCCTTCTCACCGGCTCCAACTACAGCAACCTGACGCAGTGCGAGACCATCGATG ATCTCAAGCTGCAACTCGGTCCTGCGTACGGCGACTTCCTCGGCAACCTCCCTCCCAACCCCTCGACGTCAGCTCTCGCCGCGAAGACAACCGACAAGCTCGTCTCCGAGTTTCGCTATGTCCGGGCCAACGCCGTCGGTGCCCTTGCCCAATTCATGGACTACCTGACGTACGGCTACATGATCGACAACGTCGCCCTGCTGATTACCGGCACCCTCCACGAACGAGACACCcgcgagcttctcgagaGATGCCACCCGCTTGGCTGGTTCGAGACGATGCCTGTTCTTTGCGTCGCGACCAACATTGAAGAACTGTACAACAGCGTCCTCATCGAAacgcccctcgccgcctACTTCAAGGGCAGCCTTAGCCATCAGGACCTTGACGAGCTGAACATCGAGATCGTCCGGAACACGCTGTACAAGAACTATCTGGAGGACTTCCACAGCTTTGTCAACACCCACCCGGATATGGCTGGCTCGCCAACGGCTGATATCATGTCGGAGATTCTCGAGTTCGAGGCTGACCGTCGTGCGATCAACATTACGCTCAACTCATTCGGCACCGAGCTGAACAAGAACGACCGCAAGAAGCTTTACCCCAGCTTCGGCAAGCTGTACCCTGAGGGAACTCTGATGCTCTCTAGGGCAGATGATTTTGAGGGTGTCCGTCtcgcggtcgacggcgttgcAGACTACAAGAGCTTCTTCGAGGCTGCtggcctcggtggcggccCTTCGGGCCCCGGTAACCTGGGTGGCGGCTCGAGCTCTGACGGTAAAAGCCTGGAGGACATGTTTTACCAGAAGGAGATGGAAATTTCCAAGAGTGCTTTCACTCAGCAGTTCACATTCGCTATTGTGTACGCCTGGGTGAGGCTTCGTGAGCAG GAAATCCGCAACATCACCTGGATCGCTGAGTGCATAGCCCAAAACCAGAAGGA